The Vespa velutina chromosome 22, iVesVel2.1, whole genome shotgun sequence genome includes a window with the following:
- the LOC124956590 gene encoding biogenesis of lysosome-related organelles complex 1 subunit 4 isoform X2 — protein sequence MKQFHETIEDVMIRLEEFQSIVAMVQAESSECMNEHIPRIRHMQKELVTLCRKIDALEHVLIAANVSLTALETAVDTAEAELGVTDRFFGILNPLSFFKKNQESVIGNKQQQTFEPPTIYRTEDYFNAE from the exons atgAAACAATTTCATGAAACAATCGAAGATGTTATGATACGTTTAGAAGAATTTCAATCAATTGTTGCAATG gTTCAAGCTGAAAGTTCAGAATGTATGAATGAACACATTCCAAGGATACGACATATGCAAAAAGAATTAGTAACACTTTGTAGGAAAATAGATGCACTTGAACACGTCCTTATAGCAGCTAATGTAAGTTTGACAGCATTAGAAACAGCTGTTGACACTGCGGAAGCTGAATTGGGTGTTACGGATAGATTTTTTGGTATTCTTAatccattatcttttttt aaaaagaatcaagaaTCTGTGATAGGGAACAAACAACAGCAAACATTTGAACCTCCAACAATTTACAGAACAGAAGATTATTTCAATGCGGAGTAA
- the LOC124956590 gene encoding biogenesis of lysosome-related organelles complex 1 subunit 4 isoform X1 gives MSSSHNENMIEELAKDYADYAKVNLSVKMKQFHETIEDVMIRLEEFQSIVAMVQAESSECMNEHIPRIRHMQKELVTLCRKIDALEHVLIAANVSLTALETAVDTAEAELGVTDRFFGILNPLSFFKKNQESVIGNKQQQTFEPPTIYRTEDYFNAE, from the exons ATGTCTTCCTCacataatgaaaatatgataGAAGAATTAGCAAAGGATTATGCAGATTATGCGAAAGTCAACTTGTCCGTTAAG atgAAACAATTTCATGAAACAATCGAAGATGTTATGATACGTTTAGAAGAATTTCAATCAATTGTTGCAATG gTTCAAGCTGAAAGTTCAGAATGTATGAATGAACACATTCCAAGGATACGACATATGCAAAAAGAATTAGTAACACTTTGTAGGAAAATAGATGCACTTGAACACGTCCTTATAGCAGCTAATGTAAGTTTGACAGCATTAGAAACAGCTGTTGACACTGCGGAAGCTGAATTGGGTGTTACGGATAGATTTTTTGGTATTCTTAatccattatcttttttt aaaaagaatcaagaaTCTGTGATAGGGAACAAACAACAGCAAACATTTGAACCTCCAACAATTTACAGAACAGAAGATTATTTCAATGCGGAGTAA
- the LOC124956585 gene encoding putative fatty acyl-CoA reductase CG5065 has translation MEERSEIQSFYKGKTIFITGGSGFMGKVLIEKLLYACDNLDKIYMLIRPKRGHSPDSRIEDMFKLPLFLRVRKEKPEIIKKVIPLVGDILLNNLGLTDEQRECLINETQIVFNLAAAVRLEAKLKDAIESNMVGTKRVLELGKAMKKLEAFVHLSTAFCHVDQKELGERVYDSPNDYQDVIKFVQWMEEDVVNLVTSKLIAPHPNTYTYTKCLTEKLVADEYPHMPVVITRPSIVLPAVSEPLPGWVDNLNGPIGIIIGAGKGVIRSMHCNPNYHAEVIPVDWAINALIVIAYKISIDRNKLKNCPVYNITQTSMERMTWGQILEKGKEIIYDYPFEGQIWYPDGNIRNNKFIHNLFVFFFHIIPAYLIDFLMLIFCQKRFMVHIQKKISNGLDFLQYFTTRKWIFHNMNLLILWGDMSPKDRELFQFDTTNVDMLEYMKFIILGARQYCMKEDLSSLPRARIHQRIMYIIHITTVYLFYFGIFYFIYEHCEFVQVFVDYLINKIKMLPLLGNVI, from the exons atgGAAGAGCGTAGCGAGATACAATCGTTTTATAAAGGCAAgactatatttattactgGAGGATCCGGTTTCATGGGAAAGGTTCTTattgagaaattattgtatgCCTGTGACAatcttgataaaatttatatgttaataagACCCAAAAGAGGTCACAGTCCAGATTCGCGTATAGAAGATATGTTCAAATTACCG ttGTTCTTAAGAGTGCGAAAAGAAAAGCcggaaattataaaaaaggtGATACCTTTAGTTGgagatattttattgaacAATCTCGGTCTCACCGATGAACAACGGGAgtgtttaattaatgaaactcAAATCGTCTTTAATTTAGCAGCCGCGGTTAGATTAGAGGCTAAATTAAAGGACGCCATCGAGTCTAACATg GTCGGCACGAAGAGAGTATTGGAACTTGGCAAGGCCATGAAAAAGCTGGAGGCATTCGTGCATCTGAGTACGGCCTTTTGTCATGTTGATCAAAAGGAGCTCGGTGAACGAGTTTACGATTCGCCGAATGATTATCAGGACGTCATAAAATTTGTTCAATGGATGGAGGAAGACGTTGTTAATCTTGTCACGtctaa ATTAATAGCCCCGCATCCGAATACTTACACGTACACGAAATGTTTGACGGAGAAACTGGTCGCTGATGAGTATCCCCATATGCCAGTTGTCATAACAAGACCTTCCAttg TTTTACCGGCTGTCAGTGAACCTTTACCAGGTTGGGTGGATAATTTGAACGGGCCGATAGGTATCATTATTGGTGCTGGGAAAGGTGTAATTAGGTCGATGCATTGTAACCCTAATTATCATGCCGAAGTTATACCCGTTGACTGGGCAATTAATGCATTGATCGTGATAGCATATAAGATAAGCATAGATCGTAACAA atTGAAAAACTGTCCGGTTTACAATATTACCCAGACAAGTATGGAACGAATGACATGGGGTCAAATTttagagaagggaaaagagattatttatgattatccTTTCGAAGGACAGATATGGTATCCGGACGGCAATATACGGAACAACaaattcattcataatttgtttgtctttttctttcacattatACCGGCTTATCTAATTGACTTCCTGATGTTAATATTTTGTCAAAAAAGAtt catggtacatattcaaaaaaaaatttcgaacggCCTCGATTTCCTTCAATATTTCACCACGCGAAAATGGATCTTTCACAATATGAATCTATTGATCTTATGGGGTGACATGAGTCCAAAGGATAGGGAACTATTTCAATTTGATACAACGAATGTCGACATGTTAGAGTACATGAAGTTTATTATATTGGGTGCGAGGCAATATTGCATGAAAGAGGATCTATCTTCTTTACCGAGAGCACGCATTCATCAAAggat aatgTACATCATTCACATCACAACGGTATATCTGTTCTACTTtgggatattttattttatatacgaacACTGCGAGTTTGTTCAGGTTTTCGTCGATTACCTCATAAATAAGATCAAGATGCTGCCATTGTTGGGTAATGTTATTTAG